The Burkholderia pyrrocinia genome includes a region encoding these proteins:
- a CDS encoding helix-turn-helix transcriptional regulator has protein sequence MTVTTRTPFGDFLRSRRKKLQPDAVGLHNGPRRRTPGLRREEVAELAGIGIDWYVRLEQGRDVSPSDATLDALARALRLNKAEAAHLRTLARRDVSRAFVPESVPPTIARLVANLHLPAYVTGQRWDILAWNAAAADLLGFDRLAQADRNVLIYMFVEPHARRLFAAGWADEACRMIALFRASHDLYASDPAFIALVERLRASSDAFAQWWGAHDVRSGVSGQKVLVHAQRGTQRYEYATFQANDDPALKLAIYTPVSGDGDVGE, from the coding sequence ATGACCGTCACGACGCGAACCCCGTTCGGCGATTTTCTGCGCTCGCGGCGCAAGAAGCTGCAACCGGATGCCGTCGGCCTGCACAACGGCCCGCGCCGGCGCACGCCCGGCCTGCGGCGCGAGGAGGTCGCGGAACTAGCGGGCATCGGCATCGACTGGTATGTGCGGCTGGAGCAGGGGCGCGATGTCAGCCCGTCGGACGCGACGCTCGACGCACTGGCGCGTGCGTTGCGGCTGAACAAGGCCGAGGCTGCTCATCTGCGCACGCTCGCGCGGCGCGACGTGTCGCGCGCGTTCGTGCCGGAGAGCGTGCCGCCCACCATCGCGCGGCTCGTCGCGAATCTTCACCTGCCCGCGTACGTGACCGGGCAGCGCTGGGACATCCTCGCGTGGAATGCCGCCGCGGCCGACCTGCTCGGCTTCGATCGGCTCGCGCAAGCCGACCGCAACGTCCTGATCTACATGTTCGTCGAGCCGCACGCGCGCCGGCTCTTCGCCGCGGGCTGGGCCGACGAGGCATGCCGGATGATCGCGCTGTTTCGCGCGAGCCATGATCTTTATGCGAGCGATCCGGCGTTCATCGCGCTGGTGGAGCGCTTGCGCGCGAGCAGCGACGCGTTCGCGCAATGGTGGGGCGCGCATGACGTGCGCAGCGGCGTGTCGGGCCAGAAGGTGCTCGTGCATGCGCAACGCGGCACGCAGCGTTACGAGTACGCGACGTTCCAGGCGAACGACGATCCTGCGCTGAAGCTGGCGATTTATACGCCGGTGAGTGGCGATGGGGACGTCGGCGAATAG
- a CDS encoding alcohol dehydrogenase catalytic domain-containing protein produces the protein MKAAILKSLGMPLAIETMPDPMLGTGEVIVDVVATPVLSYAHEVFSGERQYPIELPIVPGCGAIGRVRQTGPDATQLQPGDWVFCDPTVRSRDDALQPDIVLQGWSARGDGGKRLQRHFHDGPFAERLRVPTENAVRIGDIEPADAARWCALNTLLVPYGGLLASELRAGEILLVSGATGNFGSAGIAVALAMGARCVVAPGRNARALAELERRFGERVRTVALTGDEAADRARMQQAAPGPIDCVIDLMPPSVPATTVRTAVMTVRPYGRAVLMGGVGMLGGAGLELPYPWIMRNDITLRGKWMYPTEAVTLMAGLVRGGLLDLGHFDVTVFALDDANDAVAHAAANGGPFRMTVIAP, from the coding sequence ATGAAAGCTGCGATTCTGAAGTCGCTCGGCATGCCGCTCGCTATCGAAACGATGCCGGACCCCATGCTCGGCACCGGCGAGGTCATCGTGGATGTCGTCGCGACGCCGGTGCTGTCCTATGCGCACGAAGTGTTCAGCGGCGAGCGCCAGTATCCGATCGAGCTGCCGATCGTGCCCGGCTGCGGCGCAATCGGCCGTGTCCGGCAAACCGGCCCCGACGCGACGCAGTTGCAGCCGGGCGACTGGGTGTTCTGCGATCCGACCGTGCGCTCACGCGACGATGCGCTCCAGCCCGACATCGTGCTGCAGGGCTGGAGCGCGCGCGGCGACGGCGGCAAACGGTTGCAGCGCCATTTTCACGACGGCCCGTTCGCCGAACGACTACGGGTGCCGACCGAAAACGCGGTACGCATCGGCGACATCGAGCCGGCCGACGCCGCGCGCTGGTGCGCGCTCAATACGCTGCTCGTGCCGTACGGCGGGCTGCTCGCGTCCGAGCTGCGGGCGGGCGAGATCCTGCTCGTCAGCGGCGCGACCGGCAACTTCGGCAGCGCAGGCATCGCGGTCGCGCTGGCGATGGGCGCGCGGTGCGTGGTCGCGCCGGGCCGCAATGCACGCGCGCTCGCGGAGCTCGAACGCCGCTTCGGCGAACGCGTGCGCACCGTCGCGCTGACCGGCGACGAAGCCGCGGATCGTGCACGCATGCAGCAGGCGGCGCCGGGGCCGATCGACTGCGTGATCGACCTGATGCCGCCGTCGGTGCCCGCGACGACGGTGCGTACCGCGGTGATGACGGTGCGCCCGTACGGGCGCGCGGTGCTGATGGGCGGCGTCGGCATGCTCGGCGGTGCCGGGCTCGAACTGCCGTATCCGTGGATCATGCGCAACGACATCACGCTGCGCGGCAAGTGGATGTACCCGACCGAAGCCGTGACGTTGATGGCGGGGCTCGTCCGCGGCGGGCTGCTCGACCTCGGGCACTTCGACGTGACGGTGTTCGCGCTCGACGACGCGAACGACGCGGTCGCGCATGCAGCGGCGAACGGCGGGCCGTTCAGGATGACCGTGATCGCGCCTTGA